The following proteins are co-located in the Macadamia integrifolia cultivar HAES 741 chromosome 3, SCU_Mint_v3, whole genome shotgun sequence genome:
- the LOC122074654 gene encoding inactive protein FRIGIDA-like: MAAALSDSAAVGKRGGGEPTATAAARFVQEERKELPLLQKVDELRDLSSALSTFRCRWDELQKHLAFIQNAIEVRSKRSNTEHVIPLQLPPEVVPSVDAPASGSANSPLPDLAGLSSRDLSQLSSPSGEMAKNSSWSEFESLCETMGSRGLRKYIASRLSDVAKLREEAPAALKRAPNPAKLVLDCIGRFYLQGSKAYTKDSPMVPARQASVLMLEFFLLADCVENGTDPLVKEEAEAAAVAWRKRLISEGGVSKAHSVDARGLLLFIGCYGIPSVFGYQDLSDLIRSSSPREIADALRRSRFLLDRVPGIGF, translated from the coding sequence ATGGCAGCAGCGTTGTCAGACTCGGCAGCCGTTGGGAAGCGGGGAGGAGGAGAGCCAACAGCAACAGCAGCTGCACGATTCGTCCAGGAGGAAAGAAAGGAGCTCCCTCTTCTCCAGAAGGTGGATGAGCTCCGGGATTTGTCCTCCGCTCTGTCTACTTTCAGGTGCCGTTGGGATGAGTTGCAGAAGCATCTCGCTTTCATCCAAAATGCTATCGAAGTGAGGAGTAAGCGGTCTAATACGGAGCACGTGATCCCATTGCAGCTGCCGCCAGAGGTAGTTCCTTCAGTAGATGCCCCCGCCTCCGGTTCTGCTAATTCACCACTTCCGGATTTGGCCGGGCTTTCTAGCCGGGATCTCTCGCAACTCTCATCCCCCAGTGGCGAAATGGCTAAGAATTCATCCTGGTCCGAGTTTGAATCGCTATGTGAGACAATGGGTAGCCGTGGCTTACGCAAATACATAGCCTCTCGTCTCTCTGACGTTGCCAAACTCCGTGAAGAAGCTCCTGCAGCTCTAAAGCGTGCCCCCAACCCAGCCAAGCTCGTCTTGGACTGCATTGGCCGGTTTTATCTCCAGGGTAGCAAAGCGTATACCAAGGATTCTCCGATGGTTCCTGCCCGACAGGCCTCGGTGCTCATGTTGGAATTCTTCCTCCTCGCGGATTGCGTTGAGAATGGGACTGATCCCTTAGTCAAGGAAGAAGCTGAGGCCGCAGCAGTTGCTTGGAGGAAGAGGCTGATCAGTGAAGGGGGTGTCTCCAAGGCCCACAGCGTGGATGCTAGGGGGCTGCTTCTCTTTATTGGTTGCTATGGCATCCCATCTGTATTTGGATACCAAGATCTCAGTGATCTTATTCGGTCGAGTAGTCCAAGGGAGATTGCTGATGCCCTTAGACGGTCGCGTTTCCTCCTTGACAGAGTCCCAGGTATTGGTTTCTGA